One Deinococcus grandis DNA window includes the following coding sequences:
- a CDS encoding DUF58 domain-containing protein: protein MEFPPAAQQELARRRLTVRGAAHARGGAGERPTRARGAGLDFAEHRPYRPGDDIRTLDAAVTARTGQPVVREYVVTGQLPVLVVLDAGPGMRLHPRKWRLAQGLAAALAFTALSGGDRVQVVTAAETTRASGWLQGVNRAAHLLGFLGAVRPGARGSLPGALAHPATRAPRGTLTVLVSDFLHEQVPGALAGLPARGQEVLAAQVLDPLELDPAGLGRGVTRLLDVHGDEELTVTLDDAARRAYRAALADWNAALGAQVTRAGGRWLSVDAARPLEQVILRDLIARGVIR, encoded by the coding sequence ATGGAGTTCCCGCCCGCCGCACAGCAGGAACTCGCCCGCCGCCGCCTGACGGTCCGCGGCGCGGCCCACGCGCGCGGCGGCGCGGGCGAGCGGCCCACCCGCGCGCGCGGCGCGGGCCTGGACTTCGCCGAGCACCGCCCCTACCGCCCCGGCGACGACATCCGCACGCTGGACGCGGCGGTCACGGCCCGCACCGGGCAGCCGGTCGTGCGCGAGTACGTCGTGACCGGGCAGCTGCCCGTGCTGGTCGTGCTGGACGCCGGGCCGGGCATGCGCCTGCACCCGCGCAAGTGGCGGCTGGCGCAGGGACTCGCGGCGGCCCTGGCGTTCACGGCGCTGTCCGGCGGGGACCGCGTGCAGGTCGTGACCGCCGCTGAGACCACCCGGGCCAGCGGCTGGCTGCAGGGCGTGAACCGCGCCGCGCACCTGCTGGGGTTCCTGGGCGCGGTCCGCCCCGGCGCGCGCGGCAGCCTGCCCGGCGCGCTGGCCCACCCAGCGACCCGCGCGCCGCGCGGCACCCTGACCGTGCTCGTGTCGGACTTCCTGCACGAACAGGTGCCCGGCGCGCTCGCCGGACTGCCCGCACGGGGGCAGGAGGTGCTGGCCGCGCAGGTCCTCGACCCGCTCGAACTGGACCCGGCAGGCCTGGGGCGCGGCGTGACCCGCCTGCTCGACGTGCACGGCGACGAGGAACTGACCGTCACGCTCGACGACGCGGCCCGCCGGGCATACCGCGCGGCGCTTGCTGACTGGAACGCCGCGCTGGGCGCGCAGGTCACGCGCGCCGGGGGCCGCTGGCTGAGCGTGGACGCCGCGCGGCCC